GGACGGCGGTCAAGCAATGCATTCTGCCAAGAGTCGTTCACAATCTCATCCGGTTACAGCCACAACTAGACCTCGTTACAAACGTATCAATGCATCTTATTTGTATGCCTAGCAGTAAaacaaatgtaggctacattgttTAAAGCACACGTTTACAAGTCTGTCACAAATGACAGCTCCAATAAGCTCCCCATGGTGAACGAGACGGTTGTAAGACTCTTTCGAGTTTTCAGTTCCATTGTTTGCCAGTAGGGGGTTCTGCATGCTCTGGGCATTACTGACTCAAATGAACATAATCAGTCTAAAGATTTGTTCTTTTGACTGAACGAGTTGAAAATATCTGAGTCAGTAAAAACAGCCAAACTTCTCATCACTATCCAAagcgtaattaataacttcaccattctcAAAGGGTTATTCAGTGTCTgagtgaccttacagataattgtatgtgtagggtacaaGAGATGGGCAAGTCATTCaaaagtccatgcaacttattatgtgacttgttaagcacattttcacATTAAattatttaagcttgccataacaaaggggctgaatacttattgacttaagaTGTTAAGACGTTTCAGTTTAAATAATAACATTTCCAATAATAAAATTCCACtggcattatggggaattgtgtgtatatcagtgatacaaaatctcaattcaatccattttaaattcaagctgtaacatgTGGAAAAACAcaaagggggttgaatactttctgaaggcactgtatatgcatttGTCTTTGTCCCAAACACTAAAGAGCTTAACTAGACAATGCCATTTCTATGTTTTTTGGTCATTCTGCTATATCAGAAAAACACAGAGCCTGAAAAGTCATAGTTAACAGAAAATTACCCAACAAAAAAAGGAAGAGAATAATGTTGTGGGATTGCCAGCAGGTGGTTTCATCGTGAATCATGAATTGTGGTTCATttaagtcagtcagtcatactCACATTCTGTGTGAAAACATCAGTCTGTCCACTTTCAAGCATACCGTCCAACTCCTCATCTGTAACATTGGTGCCTGCTGGAGGGATATAACAACAGTTGATGCTTTTGGGTATATTTCATTTTCACATGAAATCACCTTTGTAAATGAACTTCTACATTGTAGTCTTGAATTCAGAAGATAAAAATCCATGGTGTTGAAATCACTTTCTGATCAGCAGTATGATAacagtaacagatgacattcagcCTTACTTATTCTGAGCTGCCTTTGTATCCTCTCCACGTTGCGATCTCTGTAGGAAGCCTGGATGGTGTTACAGTGGTCCATCAACTCCACAAACTCTCGAGACAAGACACCatgctagagaaagagagagatggaagtgttAAATTAATGTCAGCCTACAGTATATTGGATTACAATCAAGACTTTATTAATTATATAGAAGCCTCACTTGTGCTCTCTGCATCCTTAGGTTTATGGGAACGTATTTCCCATCATCATCCCCTTTTTTGGGTTCAATggctgtaaaaaataaaaataaataacaattggTTGGATATTTCTGTATTCAGGTTTATCAACTGGGGCCACCGAATCACCTGTGATCATTAGTCAATATCTCACCATATAATTTCAGTTTAGAATACTCACTGTTCAGTTTCTTCTGGATCTGCATTGCCATTGTTTTGATCTCTTCCCGAAGGGTTTGAAGTTCCCTTTTCATACCTGAACAACAAAGAAACGTTACGACCTCACCTTTTATTTACTGTCATCAGGCAGAGTAACAAATCCCTCAGCCCGTAGGGCTGtagggtacctgcttctataaaccaatgaggagatgggagaggcaggactttcagcatgatctgcgtcagaaatagaaaggacttcTATTTTTGCCCtgggcaacgcagacgctcgttggcgcacgcgagcagtgtgggtgaaataattgaataacatagatttctacatttattttgcgatggtcacgcacgcgacgtgtccggtctggtcagcatgtcggCTGGTAAGACTGCAAACTAACTGCGTTTAGTTTTACTTGTTCATTTCTTTACATTTCTTTGTGTATCCATACAAATGATGCTGAATCATGAtctcgactggctgagaaaatcTGCCTGTCTGTATtgcaacaatgttgcaaatgtcagagataATGTCTTGatgctttttacagtggagatcaagtttctAAATTGCATGACGTAGCCGATGAGACACTGGATCTGTAAAAGTAATAGTAGTGTGATGCTAGGTAATGACAAATGATGGCACTTTTTATGAATGTTGTTTAGTATATCATGGGCAGGATAGACTAACAATGGGAAATTCAAACCACCTGTTGTATAAAATGTTTTAACTGATAAGAATTTGGTTTATGAAGTTATTAAAAACGTGGCATTCTGTTACCAAATCGACCAAAAAAATCTGTAACAATGACTGCAACTGAATTAGCTACAGTGAGAATTcatagtattttattttatttaactaggcaaatcagttacgaacaatttcttattttacaatgacggactaccccggccaaaccctcccctaacctggacgacgctgggtcaattgcgcgccaccctattggactcccaatcacggccagttgtgatacagcccgggatcgaaccagggtctgtagtgacatctctagcgctgaaatgcagtgccttagaacgctgcgccaTTCGGTAAGGTTGTTCCATGTCATATCATCAAGCCAATAACCTGTTGCCATTTATAAAATTGCaccgaaacttcctgtttccatcacagatCTACCTGTTACAAAACTTAAAATCTGCACTGTTTTttgagtaaatgtgtttttgttaaaTTCCCAGTGGAAATTGTTCAAAGTAATCCTTGTGCAttgagttgtatggtttgtttaactttgcaatcaatgttttttgtttggtatacattTAAAGTAAAAAAATCTGAGTCTCAGTGTCATTCTGTGGGTGGGGAgaatttgtggaacgttccaacaggaatctgttccaaaaacgttgtaaagtacaaggttgccaacaaacaacgcatacaaagtAGAATGATCTATTCACCTAGCTAATtagctgccgaataggcatcaacCCACCACGTAGAttattcttaatgtttgtccATAGGCTAACAGAGTGAAGACAGACATTTTTCGGGAAATAAACTTAATGAAATTGCCCACTCCCTACCCGGTATCTTATTCTGCCGCTATACAACTTTGTATGctttgttggcaaccttgttatTTACAAAGTTTCGagaacagattcctgttggaacgttccacaaatcATACCCACCCTCATTCTGTTACCGTGGAAATGCAATATTCTATGCATATCATATAGTAACTCCTACATATATTACCACCATGCCATATATTTACATACagcatattatgtatatattagtgtgttagtgttgctcTACTGACCGTCCTCTGGCAGTGCCACACCCAACACTGTCTTCTGTTTGTTCTCAAGGTCAGAGACCACCTTTTTAAGCATCTCCATTACCCCTCGAATCTCTTGGACCTGATGAGAAGGGATAAACAGGCTGGTAAATGTAATAGAAGCTAAACTGTGAACTAGTTTTTTTGGGGCACTAAGAAAAGACCATGAGACAAATTCCGCATCACCCTGTGTGTCACTGATGAGATGACTGTTCGCATAACATGTACATTGGGCATACAGAAAAGCTACTGATTTTGACTTGGCATTATTTCGGCCAGATCACATTAGAATGATAGTTTATGTTGGCACAACAAACTGTTCCTGTGCTTGGCATACACAAGCCAAGATAAAAGTACTGCAGAGTAGCATAACATTGAAACTGACATCAAGTCACCATAAAAATGCAAACAGATGTCTCAACTCCTGAATTAATTTGCATGATTTCACCTTCTTGAAAAAAGCAtcattctccttctcttccttcacTGTAGAAATCCCCGGTTTGACCATAAGGGCCCTGCCCTCTTCATCCTCGTCTGACGCCTCTGCGGTCTGgtgtgtgaggaagagagaatagGGAAAGAATGGACACATTCATCACGTCATTAACAGGTAAATCCAACATGCAACCCATATTGAGTGCGGCATTGAACTTTCAATACACTTTTAGCCACTGGCCCATCCTTGGTTCTAGACTATCTTAATTATGCTAACTTAGCTAGATATCCGAGGTTTACTAGCTAGGTTCGCCAATTTAAATCAATGTAGCTAGCACTAATAGCTAACAGATAAAAAATACCCTATGAAATAGCTACACATTCTGCATTTGACCATGCATAAACGTCTATATTCATTGATATTGGTTAGTATAAGTTAGCTAGCCTGTTTTTCTTTTTACACTCACATTGCCAAGTTCCTTAGTTCGGTCCCGCATTTCCTCTCAGTCCAAATGCAATGTATTAACGAAGATACTATTACGATATCCTATATCAAGGTAAATATTTGTTTAATCAAATTAGcaataaaacacacaaaaaagttTGTCATTCAACAAGTAAACTGCTACCACAGATATAAAACATATTTGCTGCTACTTCCTCTTCAGCTAGTATTTCAGAGAAAAATAGTCACCATTAGAACACACGCCACCTATCGTACTGTAGTTTAATATAGGTAATTGACGGCGCATGCGTGGTCTTTTTTATACTTTCGAACAAGCCACTGCGTAATGTTGCCCTCTGGTGTAAACACGATCATATTTATAATTCATTTGCGCTTAATTTGAACCTATTTAATCCCATCAGTCACAATAGTGACCGAAAAAAACGTTCCCAGTTATAAGCCTCTAAAACGTTTACTGAATGATATATCGATGCATTTCTAGcgaatattaaaataataaaggGTCTCAATGAAATATGTGCAGTGCCACATGTTTGTAAATTTTGTAAATTTTCACATGACCAGAGCTGTTTACTTCCTGCTTGCACATTGAGACGATGATGGCTGCATCAAAGCTCCCCATAAAAGGTTAGGTTATGTATGTTAACATAAAGATAGGACAAAGATTTGTGGTACACATCATCTTTAAGGTGTCTAGTATTCATATATGAATTTGCAATTACTCAACTTTGTTCAGTGTGGTCATAGAATGAGTAAACATGTTAATGGCAACAATAGTGACAGGCAGGATAACACAGTGCACATACGTATACACATATATAGTTCATGTTCTCCCTAACTTTCTGCTCTGTTCTTTCTTTTAGTTTTACTTTGAGTCAAGTTCTGGATGTGTTGCTCAGACAAGGCGTGCAACATTGCAGTTATCCCTCTGAGATTGTGATAGCGATGGGTCAGATATGGACTATGAGGGGGagacaggtacagtgccttgcgaaagtattcggcccccttgaactttgcgaccttttgccacatttcaggcttcaaacataaagatataaaattgtatttttttgtgaagaatcaacaacaagtgggacacaatcatgaagtggaacgacatttattggatatttcaaagttttttaacaaatcaaaaactgaaaaattgggcgtgcaaaattatttgcAGTGGTTAATTTacttaatttgagtcaattggaggtgtacatgtggatgtatttcaaagcctaccttcaaactctgtgcctctttgcttgacatcatgggaaaatcaaaagaaatcagccaaaagacctccacaattctggttcatccttgagagcaatttccaaacgcctgaaggtaccactttcatctgtacaaacaatagtacgcaggtataaacaccatgggaccacgcagccatcataccgctcaggaaggagacgtgttctgtctcctagagatgaacatactttggtgcgaaaagtgcaaatcaatcccagaacaacagcaaaggaccttgtgaagaagctggaggaaacaggtacaaaaatatctatatccacagtaaaaacgagtcctatatcaacataacctgaaaggctgctcagcaaggaagaagccactgctccaaaactgccatgaaaaagccagactactgtttgcaagtgcacatggggacaaagattctactttttggagaaatgtcctctggtctgatgaaacaaaaatataactgtttgtccataatgaccgtcgttatgtttggaggaaaaagggggaggcttgcaagccaaagaacaccattccaaccgtgaagcacgggggtggcagcatcatgttgtgggggtgctttgctgcaggagggactggtgctcttcacaaaatagatgtcatcatgagataggaaaattatgtggatatattgaagcaacatctcaaggtataagttaaagcttggtggcaaatgggtcttccaaatggacaatgaccccaagcatacttccaaagttgtggcaaaatggcttaagga
The sequence above is a segment of the Oncorhynchus kisutch isolate 150728-3 linkage group LG25, Okis_V2, whole genome shotgun sequence genome. Coding sequences within it:
- the LOC109870361 gene encoding syntaxin-4-like; translated protein: MRDRTKELGNTAEASDEDEEGRALMVKPGISTVKEEKENDAFFKKVQEIRGVMEMLKKVVSDLENKQKTVLGVALPEDGMKRELQTLREEIKTMAMQIQKKLNTIEPKKGDDDGKYVPINLRMQRAQHGVLSREFVELMDHCNTIQASYRDRNVERIQRQLRITGTNVTDEELDGMLESGQTDVFTQNILIDAKATKQALNEIESRHDEILKLERSIKDLHDMFRYLAMEVEAQGEMVNRIEANIINSTNYVEKAVVDTAKAATYQNKARKKKIWIALCCAILLLILAISLAISFS